Below is a window of Sciurus carolinensis chromosome 6, mSciCar1.2, whole genome shotgun sequence DNA.
ACCACTGTTTTGCAAAATGGTCTCAccattcctcaaaatgttaacaCAGTTACCATAAGATCCTCCCAAatctactcctaggtatatatccaaaataagtgaaaacacatgtccacacaaaacctgtacacaaatgttctcagtagcattattcataacagccaatGGATGATTGTGACAgtcaatggataaacaaaatatggtatatccaaaaaacaaacaaacaaaaaggaataatatttggccatacaaaagaatgaagtactggTCATGTTACAACAgggtgaaccttgaaaacatgctaagaaaccagatacaaaagaaattttgtctgattccatttatatgatgtATCCAGAATGGGCAAATCCATGGAGACGGAAAATAGATTAGCAATTGTCAGGGGTTAAGGGGAGGTGGGAAGTGACTGTTAGTAAGTTCTGGAAATTGATAGTAGAGGTGGTCACACAAATCTGTgaatatgcttaaaaaaaaaaaaactaaattcatACTTTCAAAGACTAAaatttatggtatgtaaattatatttcaagtaaaattttattaacaaaacataaaagaatcAAGGAGTAATATGAGTGCAGGGGGAACATGGGCAGCaggacaccaaaaaaaaaaaaaatgtaaggaaaaaaaaaggagacaggaAAGGAGTTTTATCAAggtgacttttttcatttttttctttgttttatagtggggagtgaacccaggggcgcttaatcactgaacctcagctcctttttaagattttatctagagacagggtctacagTTTAGgaccttcctaaattgctgaggctggctttgaactcatgatcctcctgcctcagtctcccaactcactgggattacaggtatgcaccaccacaccaggtaAGGGTGGCTTTTGGGGGCATAGTaagctttttaaagttttttaaaattaaaaaataaagataattaacTGAGGAGAAAATTAAAGGATGAATTATAAATGTAGCCTAAGGGGTTTAGTTCAAATACAAACTTTTTCTACCAACAAAAATTCAAGGTGTCAAATCTCCTTTTTTAGTGCATTTAAACAGTACTTAGAACAGGTTTTACCCATCCAGGACAATTTGTGGGAGCCCTTGACAAAATGGGAGAGGGGTTGAATTACAGGGCCTCTcatgttcttcattctttttcctttctcagaaaAATGTTAAGTCCTCAGCATTCAGCACAGGGTGCCACCCCATGTGTTAGTCTTGGTGAAGTGCAAAGAGACCATGCTGTTtcttgaaaagttttatttggtgGCTAATATGCAATCATAAATACACATTCCTCTTACAGCTGTAAAAATCTTTTCCTCTAAATAATTAGCTTTTaattaatggggaaaaaaagtcttGAAGCAGCACTTGCAACCTATTATTTCAATCATTagtgtaaagaaagaaaattcaagttaTGTATAGCTTCACATGTTATTAATATGAATACAGAGAATGtactttggtaaatatttttttgaaactcTATAGCTTctgaattcagttttattttaaaaataaggtgatATCATTCTCACTCATATTCCACAAGGACAGAACCATCTCTTCTGGGCACCTCATGGCTTCCCTGTGCTCTACTGTAGGTGGAAACAAGTACCCAACTGGGGTCCTCTCAGCACAGTCTTCCTTACTCTGCACAAGATCCAGATGCCcatgaaataagacagactcagagGCATGATTAGAGCAAGGCAGTCTCCTCCTGGCCCTGGCACCAGGTTCCAAACAGATCCTTTCTAGTTCTACTCTCTGATCAGCTCAATAGGACTTCATTACATAGCAGTCTGTCAGTATTGGTGCCCTTGGTTTCACAATCACATTCAATAATATACATTCATTGAGCAAAACACAGATATTTAGACATTCCTAATTTTAGTTATTAACACAAACTTTCATTTTCAGTATCTTCAAATAAGACATTACTAACTCCGCTGCATGCTTCTGGAATAATGAGTGGTGGTCCTAGAACAAGATGTTAAAATTTGTTCAGAACATTGGCTAACGGGAATCTTTGCCCAGACATGAAGCACTTTGCCTCCtcttcacaggagaagatcttGCTCTTTCCCTGCTAAGCAAGGGCATGGTCAAACTGCCCTTTCTCCAGGCCTTCAAGCCCATCAGCCCAGGTCGAGGTCGGCATGCTCCGATATGGGTCCAGAAGAATCCGGAAGCATCTGACGATGAGGATGcccaagaaaataaacaacaaaatcacaaaaacaaatgttGTTTTCTGCTCCAGAGACATGCTAGATTCTGATGACACATTCCCAAGGGGCACTAGGGATGAGGGGATGGGCTGCCCTCCATCCATTGTCCAGGGAAGGAAGAGCACAGGATCTCCTGGTTCCCTTTTCTTCCATCATCGGGGTGCTGAGATCATGGTGGCTGCACCCTGGCAAGGCTGCGGGTGTcttcaggaaaaaggaaaaggaaggagagggaataaCTATCAAATAGCAACCTTATATTACACATCCATAGTCATGTTTTTCAGAGAGCAAAAATCTGTaaaccagttttctttttcacCAGATATgcttaattatgtataattatgggGAAGAATATTCTACTCTTGCATGAAATTACTAGATTGTCCTCAGAATGGCCACCTGGGGCCAGGACGGATGGGCATGGAAGACAACTAGAATACAGAAGATGAGAAATGTGAAAAGTAATGTTGACCTCGGGGTGTGCTGTCAACTTGACGCCCAAGCCCTGCCACCCTGCCAGGCTCCTCTAGCTTACCCCTGTTGTATTACTCTCAAATCATTCTTATAACAGTTCCTTTGAGTGAGCACCAGCTATGTGCCAGGACTGTGGCTAAACTCAACGTATATTAGCCACTTTACTACAGGCTCCACGAAAACAGGGACTTCTGTAACCCCAAGtgtcaggaaactgaggcaagaagaaGTGCTTCATATGGAAACACTGTCAGAGAGCTGTGAGTTCTAGGTTCTGGGCTCTAGCCTCGATTCCACTGCTAAATGAGTTTGGGACCTTGGAGACATCACTAAGCTGTAAACATTTAGAAATGCCCTCATATCTCATGGTGCTACCATAAAGATGAATGGCCACAGAAACCCTTTGAAAggttacaaagaagaaaaaagacaacaaagTTCTGCTGTACTAAGACAGCACTAAGGAACCCACAATGCTTCTCCTTTGCTTTATGCTGCCTGAACCAAGGGCGAAGGAGGCATCTCAGACTCCCAAACCATCAAGtttctgctgctttttttttttttttcttcttcaaaaacaAAGACCAAGTTCAATACTTGACCCTGGGAAGCACCTAGAGAACTGAGCTGGGAAAAAGGACTTGATCGACTGCATGTTTTCAAAGGACAGTTTTCTTGGCAGTGACTCTCTACATTTAAAACCATCTggtaggaaaggaaagaagaaaaactgggaAAAATGAGGTATTTGGATAttacaggtttttgttttttttaattttgcttttatttgtttgttttttggtactgggggttgaacttggggcacactaccactgagtctcatccccagtcctttttaaactttttatgttgagacagggtcttgctaaattgcttagagccttgctaagttgcctcaaacttgtcatcttcttgcctcagtctccccagtctctgggattacaagtatgcatcTGACTTACTATTTGATTTTAAAGGTAAgtagaacaataaataaaagccatTAAAAGGTACTGAActaaataaacttaaaatctgtaagaaaaggTGTTCATATTAGACATTACCATATAGAAAGTCACATGAACATATTTATTATGAATTTGTGAGGGAAATTACCTAACAGAGTTAGCAGAAGAAATTATGCCCAAGGAAAGTAAACAAccaaataaagatagaaattatgACACAACATTTCTTCCATTAACTTATAATCATTGCCCTTCTCACAGTACTAGTAATCACAATTACAGTGTGCATTAAGTTAACTCTTCAAAATCTATAGAATCACCCTTTAAACAGTAGTTTACAAAGGGGATCTCAACCCCTATCTGGGAGAAAGGAGTTGTCAGCTTGAGATACTCTTAAGCTCAAACAAGGTGGAGGATGTTAATGAATTGGGTTTGGTTCAGATTCTCATATTTTTAAGCACCCTCTAACCCTTGGGTATTGATTTCCACTGGGGCCGGAAAGGAAAGGAGCAGAAAATGTGGCCAGAGCCTCCAAAGCAGCTTCCTCAGCATATCAGACCAGGCCCATCTGCAGCCACCAAAAATACACACGCTGGACTTACTCACTCCAGTTATAAGAGCCTCTAAAGACTGGCACAAGGGAAAGCCATCTGATGAGGGAGGAGCTCATGCCTCACCATCCCTGACATGTCCCTTCTTGCCTGTTTGTGTCCTGTGGAGGTTCACCTCACTTCGACCTTGTTCTCCTTGTTGGTTTACTAGAATTCCATTCTATGTTCATTTTTTCCTCCAGTCCAAAGGAAATCAGAGtccttttgtttctctgttctgAACAGAGGGTATGAATTTCCAGAAGgattttatgggaaaaaaaaaaaaaaacccaaccctACATAATCCAAAAGGGAAATTCAGGAAACCAAAGACCATTAactatttaaatttatactttCAGAATTTGGGGACCTGTGGAGTCCAGTGAAAATAGGGAAGAGCTGGACAAAGATCTCTAAGGCCTGTGAGAATGACCCCAGGCCCGAGCTGGCTGACTCACATTGcaatacagtccctctttcccgCCCCTGATCTCTATGTGATCAGAGCCAACCTGACACTCAGGAGCAGTCTTTCCAAGTTTCTTCCTCCAGATAGGACAAAATGCCAAACCTTTCTCCTAGATCAACTCTCATACTTCCTGGGCTTAGCCCATAGCTCAGGACCTAGAGTCTGTACACTACTTGCTTGGGGGCTACAATGATTGACAACCATTCAGAAGACCCAGCAAATCACTTAATTGTTCTGATTTGGATATTTGCCACATCTCCCTCTTCAGATTTCCTATAGAAGGTTCTGGAACTCACTGTCTTCACAGGAATGCCAAATATCTGGatgatttaaaaatcagttttaatttgcaaCTTTACCACCTTTCTCTTGGTTAAAAGGCAAGAGGTGGTAGGGGGataaagttcagtggtagaacacttacccagcatgtgcaatgctctggattcaatcccagcaccacaaattaattaattaatttcaagaGGCAAAAGTATAGTTAAGCCTTCCTTGCAACCTGACCACATTTTGAGAAGCCTgctaatatatacatttttcatcACCAGCCCCTTCCAGATATACCAAATTGATGAACAAATagagcatttttaaaactctatagCACACTGTGAACTGTAAACCTCTCCTCTCTCAGCATACCATGGTGCCCAAGTTCTCACTGAAATAACTTCTTTTGGTTAAATAATCAAAGCCTCCTATTAAATTGCAATATTTTACCAAGGAAAGTGACACATTAACTTAATAGCAGGGATTTGTCAATGAGGACTGTTCCCatctgaaggagaaagaaatgtggTAAGCAGGGGATTGAAAGAGGAGGGAAATACAGATAAAAGGAAGATCTTGCTGGGAATGAGAAGTTTCTAGAAAGGATGGGGATGGGGGCAGACATGGGTGCCATGAGCAGGTGGCCCAATGGGAGAGGCTTgggaaaaagatgaaagatgacagggagagagagatgacCAGGAGATGGTTAAAGATagataaagagataaagagatCCGGAAACAAATGCCACTTCTTCACAATTTTGCTTAGGATGGATTGAAATCCCTGGAAGAGCAtgcctgattttaaaattattgataatttacaaatttataaaGTTCGACAGCATGTTCAAATTGAAGAGAGCATCAGATTCagattgagaaaaagaaataaacttaatTACTTGGCTATCacagtataaaaatattcaaagacataaattttaaaatgtgtcttaAAGTAAAATGTTCCTTTTTGATAAAAATGATTCTTAGAGAATGTTCACAATTGTTTTTAgctaaataataaaatctttcttttagctgagcaatgaaaataaatcatttcaaaAGATTTTGACATGACCGTCATAAGACTTGCTAATAACAAATGGCAGTTATTTTAAGCATAAAGAAGGACCACAGTTACTCACGGCAGTATTTTAATCCTGACTGGCTTTGCCCATCACGCAATACATCTGCGTCTTCCCTTTGCCAGGTCCATTTGTGTGTGCTCAGGAAATAAAGTCCAATTTTAATACTAGACCAAGAAAACCTAAATTAAAAgataccatttaaaaatcataaaatacatcTCTTTTCACAAGTCAAGTTCTCTGGACTCCACAATACTAACAAAATGTGAAACACCCTGAATTACTTAGGAAGTCCGTGTAAGCAGCTCATCTTAACCGTGGCCATTCCCAATCTTAACCACTTGCTTTAATTTCAGCAATTTCAgtgccttcctcttcctttgcCTGTACTTACTACATACTGCATCCTGGTCTGTCTTCCAGAACCCAGATCTTGCCACTCCTCCTCTAGAAGACCCATGTGCCCCAGTGTCCCCAGTCACTGACCCCAGTGCACCCAATGCTCTAACACACCCTGGACCACAGAGAAGAACACACTCTGATGGATTTTTCTAAGATGTCAATCTATTTTCATaagtttaaaaaggaacaaatgttAAATCACATTTGGTGTCCAGTAAAAAGACCGAAGTATTGATGAGAATCAATTTATATGTAATTGACGCTGGGGCACCTGAGGAGAAGGGCTCCATCTCACACCTGCTGTTCTTCCAACACCTGCAGGCTCTCACCTCAGAGTGCTTGCTGCCTCCCCCTCCTTCTGGGTCATCACCAAATATCCCCTCCTTGGTGGGACCTTATGTGTCCCCCTCACAGAAGAAGGGGTGCTCCCTGCTCTGCCTCCAGAGACTTCACTCCGGCAGCACTGATCAGTGACAAGTGTAGATGGGGTTCATCACCTTCCTCTTACTAAACAACAAGCTCCTTGAAGAACTGCTTGCTGTTCTGGGGTCATTGCCTCTTTGAATCTAGGCTGAATCAAATCTCTGCTCCTTACAGTCCAGAGAATTGAATTCAAAATTCAAGGTGCCAGCTAACTGATACAGtgagggagagaaaaagcaaaagtcatTCAGTTGAACTGGGATGTCAGACCTGGTGTTAGAAATAGATCTTCTTTCAAAGAATCATAGCTAGCTCAGGTCACAATGGCTTTTTAATAGTCACAGCTCTCATGATTTGAAAAGCCAGAAGTTATTTGGTTCTTTAAATTTTCCTTGGCCATAATGCTGATGGGTGGGATCCGAAAACTAAAAATCAGCCAGAGACAGGGAGTTACCCTTCTATTGAAAAGGTCAGTCCATTTGTACCCAATCTGTTTTGTGGTGAGGAAGGGCAGTCGTTTAAAACACACTGAATCCTAAAGTTGTGTGTGGAAGCTATTTGGGTCAACATTTGTTTGCTCAGGCTCAGATACCTtggacattttatttcattaacatcTCCTTACATAATTTCACATAAAGGAAAAGCGCTTTTTATGAAGAAAGTATATCTTAAAGCAATGACATGcctcttatttttaaagtgacagaAACAGCATCAGTTAAGTGCATTTGGCACCTTGCTCTCTCCTTACATTTGTGGTCATTGACTCAAGGGCTCACCCTCATGGAATGTGATATAGTGACCACAACTGCAGGACACGTGCAGCCCTGCTGGGCACATAGCGTGTATTTAATAACTAAGTGCTAACAAAtgagtgttttttctttctgtcattaTTGTGCAAAGtaagatttatttctaatttctataatGCAAACAAGCACAGAAAGGAATGGAGATTCATAAACTGCCCAGAATCATAAAAACCAGTTATAAAAAGAGTGGCACCCCCAACCCCCTGCAAAGGATGCAAGAAGGACCAAGTTTTTCTCTCACATGTTAGAATAAAGTGAAAGTCGTCATCCCTCTGCTGTTAATGACAAATAGGGTTAGCAATGTTGCCTGTATTTTAAGTACTCCTAAACCACATAATTGCCATACCTAATTTCTTAAAACTTCGAGGCCAAAAACCTAATTACGTGACttgacatgtttttaaaagtaggCATAAAAAACAGCCCATCCATTGAGCAAGAACACTCCTGGGCTTGTCCATTGACAGGACACTTTGTCCTACAAAGACATCCTGTGCACCTTATTTATATTTACCTGGCAGACCAGTGAGACTAATCTGTAGACTAACAGGAAGGGCACTGGCTAGCTAGGCAGGACTGAATTTTCATGACTGGCAGAGACAAATTTCCACAAAGTGCTGCGTTATTCTGGAACAGTTCTGAAGCTAACTGTTGAAATGGCTACGTGGTTTTCCATACAATAATACATTCCATGAAAGGGAGGGTAAAGAGAATCACTCCATACTTTTTGAGCTAAAGGAAGCCTCAGCTGCATTCCTGTTTGTAGAACTACCTTCTCTTTAGGTACACCTCACTCTTCAGCCCACTCATCCACCCAGGTGTGCAGACCTTAGGTGACCCCATACATCTGCCCCAACAACTATAAACTCTCCAGAGAAACCACTTCATCATCTCAGTAATCAAATCACTACATAAGCAAAAATTATTCCCCTATGATCCTTAGGAAATCCTGCATATTAGCTGCATATGAACTTGCATTTCAGGTTACACAAAGACACAAAATGATtcatataaattcaaaaaatacATGGCCCTGGTGACCAGTCGAACTTCAGGTAAAGACTTCCTGGCtctttctaggagttttatacattttaaatcttcCCACACCCTCACCTCCCCCCCTTATTTTTGGATCATATAAATACAAGGCAATGTCTAATTCTTTTTATCCAAGTAAAACTCTACTATTCCAATACAATAGCCCCGATGCTTCCAAATTCACAGAATGGCTAAGGgtgaatattattttacattctacTAGAAAGcccacagaaaataatttttgaaacatgGAATGTGGTCAGTTACAAATGTCAACAGGCAGTTTGGGAGCTGTTGCCAGCGCCCACTGCTGCACTGGGAGAGCTGTTCTCTGCTCATCCCTGCAAAGTCAGCCTGCAGACACGGCTGCTTGGGTTTGGGAGTGGACCCTCTCCTTGCTCACTCACTGCTGCTTGTCACCTCTGGGTCAGTAGGGGATCTTCCTCTTCAGCCCGAGTCCCAACCTCAGCTGTGCTTCTTCcctatcttcttctttttcttaacatcTACTTGGAGAGTTTTAAGAGGACTGCAGGGCAACGCTGCAGTCCAGCTGAGAACATTAGAGAAAGACCATAAGGATGGCCGGGTAGTAATGCACGCTTTCTAAAGATACCATTAGCAAACTGGAACTTTTAACTTCAAATAATGAGCTCTTCATTTCTACCTGGTTTCTGTCTCTGTCCTTGTATGTTTCATAGTGAAAAAGACTGCTTGCAGATACCTCAGAAGGCTAGAGCTACACACTGCTCATAACCCAGGGACAGTTGGGGCTCTCATTAAGAGTTGTTGTTGAGTTGTGATTCTTCGTAAACAAATCAGAACATCCTTGTTGCCTTTTGGAAGGTTGGATGTTTTAGGTAAACGAGGGGGAGGGAAGATCTGTAATGGGCAAACAGCTTTCAAGAATAATTTACTGCagcttaggaaagaaaaaaaccctgtTTTCCTACTTCTTTATCCAGTATCAGTACCATAATAAAGTTAAGCATGCTTTAAAAACAAAGGCATTATTACATCTTACCCCTTTGTGTTAACTTCCCCTAGCAACTGTTTAATTAGACTTTAACAGCTAGATTTAAATTCAAAACTTGAACCCAAAAGGCAGCTATGCGATTACTGCTCATGCATAAATTGTAAAGTTAGAGAAAAGCATCTAATTAGCCCATCAAAGATACAGTTATGGTCAAGTACCTGAATCTGGCTGAACAAACACTTGATCCATTTCCTGGTGGAACAGTTACAGGTAGTTAGAAGCCTCTTTAGTTTCCATTCTTCCTGACCAAGCCGTGTTAAAGCAGAAGAGAGTGGTAGCTGCGAGCAGCTGATGGCACACCCCAGATCCAAAGCTGTCGTTTCAGGCTTAGAAACTTCCCATTAAAACCCCGAGTTAAAGGAGCATCGTCTTTCTGTGTGAGGCATCATTAGCGGCCAATACAGCTGCTTCTTTGAGGCGAGCCATGATTTCAGTTCTGCCTCAGCAACTCTTCAGAGGATTCTGCTTCAGTGAGTAGAGGCAGTATCCTAGCAGTGTGTCTGAAATCATCTTCAAGAAAGCATTAACATTCAAAAGGAGTACGGGGGAAAACATCACTGGGCATTCCCATACCTTTTCAAAATCAAAGCCATAAATCTACCAGTGCTCTGTCTTCTCTATTGATTGTTGACACTATTCCTCTTTGGGGATGTCAATTAGCACCTTGCAGCAACCAGCCTCCATATTGATTGTGGTTTATGACCTTCAGGCCAGCTCAATTAATGGAAAGACTTCTAGGGAAGGGCATCAACTGAGTATTTGGGAGATGAAGGCTCCTTTTCCTAAAGAAAACTAAAGTGACCTTTCAGAAAAGCAGCATTTATGGGAAGTGAATAGGAACAATTCAAAAAGAACCAAATCATATTTTCACCACCTGTTTGCAAATTTGTTAGGCTGCAGGTTGCCAGATCTGATGTGTCTTTGGTTAGCTAGGGTAATTGTGGCCTTGGC
It encodes the following:
- the Ctxn3 gene encoding cortexin-3; amino-acid sequence: MDGGQPIPSSLVPLGNVSSESSMSLEQKTTFVFVILLFIFLGILIVRCFRILLDPYRSMPTSTWADGLEGLEKGQFDHALA